Genomic segment of Mastomys coucha isolate ucsf_1 unplaced genomic scaffold, UCSF_Mcou_1 pScaffold23, whole genome shotgun sequence:
GTCCCAGTTTCATTTCCCCTTCATGAGAAGTCCACGTAGGGGGATTTCAACCAGGAgtcacacatgcctttaatcccagcactccagaggcaggaagatctttgtgagttcaggaccagcctggtctacatagagagcttcaggacagccaggattaagagagaccctgtttcacagaacaaacaaacactatTTTAATTAAGTTATCGATTGTGGGGGGGTCAGGGATCAGAGTACACCACACTACAgtcattccttcctttctagcATGTGGGTTCTAAGAATGGAACAaggtcatcagccttggtggcaagtgccccTACCAGGAGATGCTCTTAGTCCCTTCTGATAACACTGATACTAATTGTGATGCTAGTATTGTGGTGAAGCATTTTTCTCTCCCAGTGTCGACTATTgtttagagaaataaaacaaaaatgttgacaagttatttcatttctcatgttttgttttgttgttttgttttggttcttttctctctAAATAATGAGTGAGAATACGCCAAAGCTGGTGAGAACGGGCTGAGTCAGACAGGAAGTTGCACCGTCAGGAGATCTCACCGCAGGACTCTTCACAATTATGAATCAGGAAATAGCAGctccaaaagagaaaagacagataatccacactcacacagacacacagacactggcTCAGCTGAGTGATCAGAAGAAATTGTCTTTTCTGGTGTAGGGGATTACAAAGGGTAACAGTACACATGGccagtgagttcgaggccagcctgggctacagaataataGTCTGTCTCAAGCACGAAATTTAATaagttatttaattaattataatttacaATTCAGTGTTTGCTTTGTGCTAACAGCACTTTAAGCATTGATGAATCCCACTGCTCAGGACTAAAGAAAGCttgcatttataattttatacatatgtgtgctttgccagcatgtgtatcatgtgcatgcttggtgttgtggaactggagttacaaatattTGTGAACCatgtgtaggtgctaggaaccaaaacTAGGTtctctgagccgggcggtggtggtgcacgcctttgatcccagcacttggaaggcagaggcaagcggatttctgagttcgaggccagcctggtctacagagtgagttccaggacagccggggctacagagaaaccctgtctcgaaaaacaaaaaaaacaaaaaaaaacaaaaaaaaaaaaaaaaaaaaaaaaaaaaaaaaaaaaaaaaaaaaaaaacaaaaaaaacccaaaaaaactaGGTTCTCTGAAGCCCCTCCAGTTCCTGAGTTCAGAGATTAGAGGTGTGGACCAACATGGCTGtattttgcagtgctgggatggAGTGCAGGGCTTTAGATGTGCCAGCGAGCACTCTACCAGTTGAGCCAGGTGATCTAGGACTCAGGCCCTACTGCTTGAACAACAAGCACCTTTCTTACCCATTGAGCCGCCACCCAGCCCCAGCTGCTCATATTCTAATGGAGAGACAGGTGGTGAGCAGAGGAGCCATGGTGAAGAGAATGTGCAGTCAGGGCAGGCTTCTCAGAGGAGGTGGCACTTAACCAGGGCCTAAATAGAGAAAACATGTGggtatttggggaaaaaaattagTTTGGGGTCAGTATGTTAAactcactgtgtgtctgtgtgtatctctgtgtgtgtgtgtgtgtgtgtgtgtgtgtgtgtgtgtgtgtgtatgtgtctagcTAGTATGTGCAAAAGTCCTGGGCTTGATTCCAAGCActagatagagatagacagtTGGGAAGATTCTCAcaggaggctggaggcaggaggcccAACCAATGGCAGCCAGTGGAATGGAAGATGGCAGGTCACGGCCACATGCAACCTGAAGGCTGCATGCATCTTAAGTTAGCTATGAATGTGGACCAATACAAAACCAGAAACATGCCTTGAGACaactcaggggttaagagaacttactgctGTTACAggggacatgggttcaattcccagcacccacatcaggcagctcacagcaacCACCTACAATTCCCACTCCCACAAGATGTGATTCCTGACTTCctgggcacctacactcacatgcacacacatgcaagcatgcatacacacttaaaactttaaaaggaaaattttcaaaaatcaaacttaattaaaacagattttgttctttgtttttgtttttgttgttgttgttgtttatttatgtatgtatgtgttttaattTGTTGGCTTGGTGCTAGTACGTGAACTCTGTCAATTGCCTATTGCAGTATCCAAAGGTTAGAGACATCTGCAAGAGGACAGAGGCCACAGGCCTTCACCCTACTGGAATTTCCCTTCTCTGGACAGTTCAGAAATGACCACTGTTGGGTAACTTGAACCCTGTCTGGGACTAGGATTGTGTTGGAGGCCAGGCTGGAAAgaccccatgtgtgtgtgtctgcaataGCTGATGCAGATGCCGTGTAGAGGTTGGCTTCTGGTATCTTGCTCTATCCCTCTCTTTAGGTATTGAAGCAGGGTCTTCCTTGGTCTGGATGTGCTAGCTTGACACTCCTCCATCCCCACACCGAGatttcttgcctctacttccccagtgcaGAGACTGCAGGCTCACTCAGCTTGTATAGTATCATGTGGTTCCCTCGGATGCAAACTCCGGTCCTCACCCTTTACCCGCAGGAGCTTCGGACACTGAACCCTAACCTCAGCCCTAGAACAGGCTCTCAGAGACCCTTGCCTCTGGGCAGCAGGGGAAAGATCATCCCTGGAGCCCCTTTAGGATAACACAAAGAACTTGACAACTGAGACCGGCCCAGCGGTGCTCAGCTGATGGAGCAATGGCCTAGCATGCagagagccctgggttccatccttagTAGAACATAAACCTAGCTTGGTggtgtaactccagcacttgagaggtaaaggcaggtggaagcaagaggattataaattcaaggtcatgcCCAACTGCTACACAGTAAATTGGAAGCCCAGCCTGATGTAAATAAAACTCTGTGCATGTGCGCCTGTGTGTATTGACATTCTAGGTTGAATCCCCAGTAACTGGGGAGGAGTagggagaaatgaaaaggggctgcagagatggtttcacggttaagagcacttcctgctcttctggaaggcctatgttctgttcccagcatccacaacagGCCAATTACAACCACCTACAACCCCAGAACCATAGAATCCAATGCCCCTGACCTGCTTAGGCACTGCAGGCACATGCATACCagaatcttcacacacacacacacagagagagagagagagagagagaaagagagagagagacagacagagacagagacagagagaggcacacacacaaaatctaaaataaaataaatcttataaaagaaagtattgatGGTGGTCCCATGAGTTTGGGAAATAGCAACCCTGTAGGATGGCTGGGTTTGCTTATCCCCCTAAGACCACCTCTCCAACTCTCCAACTCCAGCATCCACTCTGTGCACAGACTTGGGATGGAGACAAGTCGAAACTCACCTGCTAAGGTGTACCTTTGAAGGGAAACATGGTGGCCCTGGGCCTAATGAGTCACTGTGAGAAGCCAGACAAGTCTCCCAACAGGCCCAGGGAAAAGGTCAAGGTTGACCAGTTTTTTTCCCAGAAGACACAGCTGCAATTCCAGCTCAGACAGAGCTAAGAGTAGGGGAGTGGGGGATGGATAGAGAAATGGAAAAGGCTGGGGTGCCTTAGCAGGACActaatgggggtggggagaatgtCTGTctacaaaaaacacacacacacacactccacaaccACCAGCAGCAAGAAAAATTGAACTGTTTATTGGCCCAGATCTGGGTTCCCAGCACGAGGAGGACACCAGGGAAGCTGTATGAGGGGAGACACACTCCCGACTGGCTCCTTGCCTCCCAAATCTCCccttcctcagccttctctttcacatatttctttaaggcagaGGTTTCTATGCATGGGAGAGATGAATCAGCAATTCCCAGGAGGCCCGAGCATGGCCAGACCCCCACAAACAGACACACCCCTGTCTATCTCTCTAGCAGTCTTGACAAGGATGTGCACGTAAGAGGTCAGACAGTACCCACACTGGGATAGGAGGTCAAAGACCCCAAATtgacacacagaaacatataaaTACACTTTGTACCGTATTGGATTTTCTATTTCTCCACAGGATTTAGCAAAGTCCTTCAAGGGAAGATGTCAAAGAGTACCCAGGAATGTCCTTGGCCACCCTCGGCTATGTGAACTATGTCATTCATGGTAATTTTCAAgacaggtggtgatggtggtggtacactcctgtGATACAGATACTGGCACTCCacaagtggagacaggaggatcagacagATGTTCAGAGCcggccttggctacatagtgagctggggaccagcctgggctacatgagaccctgccctAATTATAAAAAACAACACAGACAAATTGCAAGCAGCCACATCCAGCTCAAGGCTGCCCTAGGGGTTGTGGTACCTGGGATAGGATGAAGAAGTGGTGAGCTCATGGCGAGGGAGGCTGGGTGTGGGTGTAGGAGTTCCAGGAATGACCAATACCTCCCCTAGAGCTTTCTCCCCAGGAAGCCCAACATCTCCTCAACAGCTGACCCATATTGCCTCAACTGATTCCTCTCTGCTCCCCAATAAAGCAAGTGGTCAATGAGATCTGAGAATGAAGACTGAGATTCCAgaactcctccctgcccccacagtgGTTTCCTTTCCCAGAACATGAAAGCAACGGAAGAAGCAGCAGTTGATGAAATTGGGGAAGCTGTGGATTCAGGCCTCAGATAGACAGGGAAGAAGCCTGGGGACAGTGTTTCCTCAAGTGGCCTAAGGTTGTTTATGGAAGGTGgcaggagctgggtgtggtggtacacagcttTGAAATCCCAGGACTCGGAActcagacaggtagatagatcgctgtgagttccaggtcagcctgatctgCAAAGCAAGTTCTAGCTGGTCAGGGCTGTGCAGAGAGGCCCCAaaaaggaggagacaggaagggaacCAGGGGGCTGGAAGACAGGACAGACAGAATGCTGACACCCTTTGCACCAAGTGGCAAATATCTAGCCCTAAGCTACAGCCTGCTGTCACCCTAGGCCCTTAATGAGCCCCATAGTCACGGTACTACAATCTGATTAGTCAGTGTGTCCACTGGCCACCTGACCTATGAGCTGTGTGGTCAGTTCCTCTAGACCTGTGGCACTGAGGGACATCATGAGGTCACCTGGTCTCTCCCCACAGAACTCTATGTGGCTTGGTTAAATATCAGTTCACATTTTCCCTTCAGACCACTGTGTTGCCCTCCAGAAACGTTGGTGATGTAGGCATATGCATCCCTCTCTCCAGGGAGCTGGAGCTGCGGAGGGGCAGGAGTCGGTGACCAGGGTTCCCACCTCTGTGTCCTGTCACTCCCTTCCCTCTCCGCCAGCACTGCAGGGGCCGCAGCACCTCCCTCCGAAGGTCCCGGCTACGCCACGTATAGATGACAGGGTTAAGCAGGGAGTTAAGGGTGGCAAAGGCAAAAAAATAATGGGCTTTGTAGAGGACAGGGCAGGCCCGGACGGGACAGGTGAAGTCTAAGAGAAGGATGCTAAAAGCCGGCAGCCAGCAGATGATGAAAACACCCAGTACGATGGTGACCGTCTTGAGCAGGGCCAGTGTGTGAGGAACAGCAACGTCCGCGTGGCTGGAGCGGACTACAAAGTAGATCCGGACGTACAAAGCCACGATAGCCAGTAAGATGACAGAGAAGATGGTGACCACGCCGAGCACATAGTGCTTAGCATAGaggggcagcacagtggagcagGCCTCTAGCTGGTCCAGACAATTCCAGCCCAGGATGGGTAAGCCACCCAGAATCAGCGATATCAGCCAAGAGGCCCCAATGAGCATCAACATTCTACAGCTTTTGTCACTGCCGTAGAGCTTGACCTTGGCGATGGCCACTTGTCTCTCAATGGCAATGGCCAGGAGGCTGAAGACCGAGGCGGAGAGTGTGATGAAGGCCGAACCCTCTCGGGCAAACCACTGCAAGGGAGTTAAGGACAGAGTGACAGGCCCTGAGAGTAAGGTGTTGGCCACAAAGGCCACGCCTGCCAGCAGGTCGGAGGCTGCCAAGTTGCCAAGGAACAGGTACATCGCTGAGTGGAACTTACTGTTCCTGGCCACTGCGATTAGCACCAGAAGGTTCTCCACCACGATGGCGCAGCACAAGAGGATGATGAAGGCAGAGGCCACCTTGCGGGAGGGGGTCTCCTGCATGTCCAGCGTCTCCTTGGTGTAATTGTAGTGTTCCAGAACCTTCTCAGGATTGAGGTACTCTGAGTATAAGCCGCCCATGGTGGGGCTCAGCAGCCGGCCGGGGCCATGGGGCTGAGCActgcagaggagagagggacagaaaaggGACAGCGGGTCATGGTTGTGGTTTTTGCAGGGACTCTGAACTGGGACTGCAGAGCTTCAGGGCCCAGCTCCAAGTTCTCGGTTAGTGACCCCGGGGAGGCTACATTCATCACTGTCCCTCCATGTGACAGGCAGAGTGCTTAGAGAAGTCAGCTCAGTTTTCCAAGGTCACCAAGCTACCAAGTGATAGGGTACACAGCCAATAAGCCCCAAGCCACAGTTGCCTGTTTTCGTTGTTgtcttttgatgttttatttggttttaaaatagaATCTCACTGGGTATCCccggatggcctggaactcacagagttctacctacctctcaagtgttgggaccAAAGGCGTGTTAAACCATGTGAGGTTCTGTCttagaaacaaaaaacagagtaCTAaggctggaactcacttggtagagagcttgcctaacatgcatgaaacCCAGGGTTCTGACCTTAGCAGGGCACATATGAGACATGGTAGTTCATATCTGTAACCCCatcacttgggaagtagaagcaggaggattgaggTCATGGTCATTTTGGCTTTATAAGGAAGCAAAGTGgggaagacagcctgggctacacaagatgTGCCTTTAAGCTCAGcgatgggaaggcagaggcaggcaggtctgtctgtaagtctgaggccagcctgccttagaaacaaacaaacaaaacaaaacaaaaatctgctaggcagtggtagcgtacgccttaaatcccagcacttggaaggcagaggcaggcggatttctgagttcgaggccagcctggtctacagagtgagttccaggatagccagggctacacagagaaaccctgtctcgaaaaacaaaacaaaacaaaataaaaaaccaaaatagtCAGGCATAGTGGtggcctcaggtggcagaggcaggagggctgcTACACATTCCAGGCAGCCTGAGCtgcatagcaagatcctgtctcaagaaaaaaggaaCACAGAAGATTCTCTGGACTTCTAGAAACCTACCTGCCTTCCTACAGAACAAGCCTCAGGGAGGGCTTGGATAGCCTGTCACTTCTGTCTTGCACACAGGAGCCTCAGGCTTCATGCTGTCTGCTGACCTGGGTCATCGAGATTCTTATTTCCACCAGCACCAACCCCTGCTCATTACCACCCACTGCCCTGATTCCAGGCCAGGACTAAGCCTTGAGGCCATGGGCACACCCAAAGATAAGAACTTAGGGAGACACCAGTCCGGCCCTTAGGTCCAAGCCTCCCAGACCTGTACTACCCTGAAGAACATAGACCTTGGTGGCACGGCAGCATTCCCACTCCAACTCTGACACTCAGAGAGTGAGCTACTAAAGGCTCAGCCTCTTAGCCCCAACATACCCATCTGGACAATGGGTACCAAGAAGATATCTCCATAAGGGATGAGAAAATCTGTTTCAAGGATGTGTGAAACCTGCTGtgcacctgtaatcacagcacccaAGGTGTCATGAACTTTGGCCCAAGAGTTCACAACCAGCCTGGACAAGAGTAAGGGCAGAggtgggcagtgatggcacatgcctttaatcccagcatttgggaggcaaaggcaggcagatttctgagttcaaggccagcctggtctacagagtgagtttcaggacagccagggctacagagaaaccctgtctcgaaaacaaagcaaaacaaaaaagaaaaagtgagagcAGAAAAAGACGGATGGAAAGGGCATGAGAGATGGCTGAATGGGTAAGCGtacttgctgagcaagcctgacACCATGAGTCCCCAAAGCTATGGCAGAAGAGGACTGACTCTCCagaattatcctctgacctccacaccgaTGCCACTGGCAGTGGGTGTgcccacattcacatacatatcaCGCCTCCCCCCATAATAATAAAcacaataaactttaaaaagggaaggaagaaagacgaggagaaaggaggggaatgGCTGCGCAGGAGCCAGGGAGACAAGAAAGCACCTGCCTTCTCAATGTGAGGGCCTGAGCTTGGCCCCTACATTTAATAAGGCCAATGATGGTAACATGTGGGAGTTTGGGACAGGTGGATCTCCCTAGAGACTCAATAGaaagaaacctaaaaaaaagaaaaagatatatgcAGGGTCTGTAGAGACAGGCTGGAAGAATGCTTGCCTTGTAAATATAGGACCTGAGTCTAATGCCCAGCACTTACACAAAAAGGCCGAGAGTGagctgggtggtgggtggtgcacgcctttaatcccagcactgaggaagcagaggggactgatctctgagtttgaggccagcctggtctacagagtgagttccaggacagccaaggctactcgtctcaaaaaacaaaacaaacaaaaaagctaaggGTAAGGGCTCAaatctgtgaccccagcactgggcaaggaagcagagaggcGGATCCCCAGGCATACTAATCTTCTTGGACAGTCTCGGGCCActgagagaccccgtctcaacaAAACATAGCAAAATACAGATGGGATAGAATTTGAGGAGCAGTAGGTGAACACGTCCTctggcacacacactcatgtgtacacatacctGTCCATGCAcctacatacacaacacacacggAGAGCAGAGGAAATACCCAATAAGTATTAGCTAATGTTCAGTGCTCCCTTTCTCAAAACACACAACCTTTGAGCTACCTCCGTCCACTCCATCTTCTGGGAAAAGAGCTGActttgcaaaaaacaaaaacaaaaacccaccctCTAACAGCTGGTTTCCATCCCCACCATCTCACACAACCCAAGGACACTGGGTCCCTGGGGGGGTGGGCAGGGCGCTGGCACCCCCCCTAGTGCCAGGATGCAATCCAGATGTGTCAAACCCCTGGAACAAACATGGCGGAGCCTTTGTCACATCCGGTGTGGGGAAGTCTGGGGGTGGGAATGGAGAGAATGAGGAGGGTCACTAGTGACCGGATCTGGGAGGCCCTGGCTAGGAAGACAGGGTAGCTGCTAAGGTCATGTGAGCTGTGAAGGGGCCCCGATGGAGCAGCCTGTGCAGAGGGGCCGGGAGGGGGGAGGTATATGAGCTGTGaaatgcccccctcccccagcagtctttgcagaggcaggcagagtggtTAGAAATTTGTTTTCATGAAAAGTCTGAGTCACCCACCCCTCCTTTGCAAGGAAAACTGAGCTGAGCCCGGGAAAGGGATACGGAAAGGGAGGAGGATCTGTGTGGGCAAAGAACATGAGATGCTGAACACACCATGGCCAGCTACAGTGGGGTAGGGGGGATCTCGGAGGGGCTGGAGCAGAGTAGGAGAATCCTCCAGTTCATGGTTACAGGGAGGGGCCACATACATGTTAAGAAGCCTCCCCAGCCTGGGCTTGGAAAGAGGCCTGACAAGAGCCACGTGTTTCCCAGAAAGAGCACCGTTCCAGAAGCTGGCTGGTTGAGCCGGTTCCTAGTGAGCACTGAGAATGATGGGGGGCTTCCGGGGTCGCCCAGCCATCTCCTTTCCCGGATGTCCCCTCGGATGGATACCCTAGCCTTTGAGGGGATTTACAGAGACAGCTGCTGCCCACCCCCTGGGCGAGGGGACATCCGTCCTACTTTGGGAACAGAGAAGAGCTTGTACGTGTCCTCAGGGACAGCTGCCCCACCCAGATCCTCACACAGAGGCTCCTTGTTTCCCTGCCTGGACAGAGCCCCGGGCGCCCCAATGCCCTCAGCTCGTTGCAGCGGGTCCCAGGCCAGCTTGGCCTGGGCCACACAGCCTTTTTACCAAGCAGGTCTTCAAGCTGAAGTAGACCGGAGCCTGATTGGCTCATTTTCCGTGCACCCTCCGCATCCAATTGGTccagcttgggggggggggggggggagcgctCTATGAAGAATCCTACAGTCGTTCCCTTTTGGAAGGGGCTGAGACTGCTCTTCTGGAGCAGTGTGATTGTCCCTATGGGGCTGTTTGAACCACAGCCTGACCGCCAGGTCACCATCCCTTAGACGCCTCTAGGCTGCCCTGATCATCTGGGCCCTTCTTGGGGTTCATTATTGAGAATTAACCACCCCCTTCAATTCCAAGCCTGGTGGGTGAAGAGCCCAGGGTGTGTGCCTTACCCACCCCCTTCTGAAACTGCCACCTCGTCTCCAGTCTGGCCGCgtagaagagaaagaattacGGCCATTTCCTGCAGAAATAAATGTGACCAGCCCCGCCAGAGCACCCCAGGGACTGACCAGAAAGTCTGTCTTCCAGGGGAGGGAAGACAATGCATGCTATCTATACTCACAGCTTGTACCCAGACTCTGAGCgagagtgcatacacacacacacgtacacacacaaacacacaccatacaaaccacacataccacacacacacacaccatacatatacacacatacaaaccacacataccacacacacacacacacacacacacacacacacaccacattaaccacacacagagacatatacactacacaaaccacacaaacagacacacaccaacacaaacacaccacacacatactacacacaacacacatactcatgcatgcgcgtgtgcacacactgTCCTCCtaaggaagggaaactggggtCTAGGCTGTGTCTCcagtctcctcttccttcctagaACCTTTCTAACCAaagacaggagctcaagcagtTTAAGGACTTCTAGAAAGAGGAAGCTAGCCCAAAGGGTTGGAGTCTTGGAGGAAGAGTCTCTTTACAGGCGGATAGAGGCGGGCCTCCTCCCTTTGTCCAGACTCCAAGACCTGGCTAAATTCCGAGCCTGGTCTCCTGTTCCCCTCCACCACAGTGGTCCAGACTGCTTTTCAGAGGTGGGGGAAGTTGTCACTAGAGACTAGGCTCTGAACTGAAAATGAGCCTGACCggttcatacctataatcccagctacacaggaagctgagaacgaaaatggaaagttcaagaacagcctaggctacataatgagtcaGAGGTTAGCTTGGGTGGCAcagggagaccctgactcaagtaaaaattaaaagggaGGGCTGGGAGATGTTAAGATGGCTCATTGgctaaaggcacttgtcaccaagatTAGAGACTTGATCCAGCCCCACTACCCACACatagtgagaaagagagaaatgactctCTTTGACCAGCACACTCATGTCATgaaacacacatgcccacatgtatacacatgcccacaaagtaaataaatgtatatatattaaaaagcacTATGTGCTGGTGCACACTTTAAATCTTgggacttgggagacagacatgcagatctctgtgaatttgaaaccagcctggtctacacagtgcgtttcaggacagctagagctacatagtgagaccctgttctataaatacataaaattaaggaTAACTTGGTGTAGCTTAGGGGCACAGCATCATTTTTGAAGCCCTGATTCTCAAGACTGCAGAAAATACACAAGGAAGAGGAGCAAGTGAAAGGGTTTAAAGTGAGGGAAGAGAGATAGACCCGGACATGACTGCTTTGCTAAAGATTAGTGGGGAGGAAGGCTGACGGAAGGCCTGGTGGCTCCCCTCCATACCCTCCCAGTTCCACAGAGCTCACCCATTCCTCACAAGCAGCTGGCCAAGCTCAGCCTGCTCGAAcctccccccacccaaccccTTTGGTTGCTGTGTGGGTGTAGCCCCTCCTACATGGCTGCTGCCCACCAAACTTGCAGGGGAGAACTGATCAAACTCAGAACTTTATCCTCACCCGGGACAGCCACACTGTCCTATGGCTCAGGCATACACCTCACTAACCTCCCAAGGCCCATTTGAATCTCCACCTGCTGCTGTAGTTGCCTCTGGTAGATCCTACagaccccctccccacccccacacaaacacTTTTTCTGTCAGGCTATCTTATCTTTGGATTTCATTTGACTGTACTGTCTAGGCCTTCAGGAACTaccttctctttttgttttgtttttgggacagggtcttactgtgtatccCAGGTTGACcagaaactcattatgtagatcaggttggctttgaattcacaaagatgCCCCCTTAACTTAGtcccctgagcactgggattaaagaaacGAGGCATCTTACCCACATAGCCCACTACGGATTTCTATCAGAGCATCTGACTTTATCATCGGAAATGATCTTGTTTTCCTCAAAGTATCGTGTGAGGCCTGCTACCAAGTTCACCCTCAGCCTCTCTTGCCTGGTGCAAGGGAGGCAGGcgcatgaatgaatgaaagagccTGAAATTGGAGGGCTCGCTCTCATGCAAAGCATGGGGACATCCCAGTCCCCTAGCAGCACCCCTACCCAACCACTACACGAAGCCAGGCGCGTCTCCATGGCGACGACAGTAAGACCCGCCCGGCTCAGGCAGTACTCTTCTGCTCCTTATCAGGCCTAGGAATGCGTGGTATCCACACTCGCTCGCGCTGGGGCGGCGCCATCTCTCTCTCGAGACCCCGACACGCGCGCAGGATGTCCCTACGCTGCACAAGGCATCCCACCAggcccaccccccaacccccccgccACATCTAGATTCTTCGGGGCACTGGAGAGTGTAGCTACTGCAACTTCATTCCCTCCCCCCTCAATGATGCTCCCACGTTGCCCCGCAGGGGACCGGAGGCTCAGCGGGTGTCGCCTCGGGCATCTAACAAGGATAGGgacgggggtggggaggtggaaatCCCCGAGTGAGTCAATCCGTGCTGTCGAGGGGGCGAGGTCCCAACGCTGTGTAGCTCGCGACAACGCGGACTCCGCGACAACGCGGACTCCACGCCACGCGTGCCTTCCTTCACTCCTACGCCCCATCCCTGGGCTAGGACGAGAAGAAGAGACACCTGGCCTTTGCAGTTAATGTCCCTTTCCTTCGAAACAAAGTGATTCTCCCGAAAGGGAGACTGAAAGAGAGGGGCAActaagggaaactgaggcaaaaaaaaaaaaaaaaaaaaaaaaaaaaaaaaaaaaaaaaaaaaaaaaaaaacaacaacaacaacaacaacctagTCTCACTGGCGGTGGGGCGATGGCCTTCGCCAGGGACCCCGCCCATGAACTCCGAGCGTCCGCCGCTCGTACGTAGCACCTTTCAACTTAGCTCAAGCCggagacagagaagcagggaTGCTGCACCTCTCCCCA
This window contains:
- the S1pr2 gene encoding sphingosine 1-phosphate receptor 2 produces the protein MGGLYSEYLNPEKVLEHYNYTKETLDMQETPSRKVASAFIILLCCAIVVENLLVLIAVARNSKFHSAMYLFLGNLAASDLLAGVAFVANTLLSGPVTLSLTPLQWFAREGSAFITLSASVFSLLAIAIERQVAIAKVKLYGSDKSCRMLMLIGASWLISLILGGLPILGWNCLDQLEACSTVLPLYAKHYVLGVVTIFSVILLAIVALYVRIYFVVRSSHADVAVPHTLALLKTVTIVLGVFIICWLPAFSILLLDFTCPVRACPVLYKAHYFFAFATLNSLLNPVIYTWRSRDLRREVLRPLQCWRRGKGVTGHRGGNPGHRLLPLRSSSSLERGMHMPTSPTFLEGNTVV